The window GATGGCAGGATCAATAATAGTTCCAATATCAGCACTTTGTCCTGCAATAGCGGCTATTTTAGGAAAAATATTTTATAAGCAAGAAATTAATAGAAGAATGGCATTTGGAATTTTAATTTGCGTTTCAGCAAGTTTTATTATAGGGAGTTCAAGTTTTGGAGAGGGAATTTCACCAGAGGTTTTATTAGGAATTACAATTGCAATAGTTGCAGCTTTTGGTTGGGGATTTGAAGGGTGTGTAGCAGGTTATGCTTCAGCAATGGTAGATCCACAAATTGGAATTTGTATAAGACAGTTAACATCAGGGCTTACAAATATGTTTATAGTTTTACCAATACTTGGAATTTTAAGTGGTGATATTTCAACATCATTTACTCTTGTAAGTCAAGCGTTTACAAGTACGCCAGCAATGATTTGGTTTATTTTAAGTGGACTTGCAACATTTGTTTCATTTACAGCATGGTATACAGGAAACAGTATGTGTGGAGCAGGGTTAGGAACAGCTTGTAATGGAACTTACTCGTTCTTTGGACCATTCTTCTGTTGGATAATTTTAGGAGTAGTTATGGGAATAGATGGTTGGGCATTACCAGCAATAGTTTGGATTGGAGCATTACTTATGATTTTTGGAATCTTAATGATTGCCGTAAATCCGATGGATTTTTTAAAGAAAAAGGAGGCCTAATATGATGCCACTTAATTATGCAATATTAAAATATTTTACAAAACATGGAAAGTCGTCAGTTTATGAAGTTATGGAAGTTCTTGGAAAAGATTATGGAAACTTTAAATCTTTTAATAAAAAATCTATAATAACAGCTTTAATGACAGCTGAAGCAAATGGATTAATAGAAGAGGTTGAAGCTGATTTAGATAATGATGGAAATTTAGTTTCTTACTATGAAGCTAATGAAGATAGTAAAAATATTATTAATAGTTTTATAAAAGATTAATAGTAACTTTGGAGGGTATTATGAAGTATTATGGAAATGAAGCTTTAGGGCTAGTTGAAACACTTGGACTTGTTCCAGCACTAGAAGCAGCAGATAAAATGTTAAAAGCAGCAGATGTAGAGTTAGTTTCATATGAAAATGTAGGATCTACACTTGTTACAATAATGGTAAAAGGGGATGTGGCAGCAGTTAAAGCAGCAGTGGAAGCTGGAGCGGCAGCAGCAGCGGCAGTAGGAACACTAACAGCAAAAAATGTAATGCCAAGACCTATAAGTGAAATTGGAAAAATCGTAACTGTTCATGATATAGATGAATAATTAAGGGGAGTTGACTTAGATGTTAAGAAGAGAAGCGGTAGGATTAATAGAAACATTTGGACTTGTTTTTGCACTAGAGGCAGCAGATGCTATGTGTAAAGCAGCAGATGTAGAGCTAATAGGATATGAAAATGTAGCATCTGGATATATAACAGTTATAGTGACTGGAGATGTAGGTGCATGTAGAGCAGCGGTAGATGCTGGAGTAAATGCTGTAACTAATATGGAGGGTGGAAACTTATATAGCTCAATAGTTATAGCTAGACCTCATGGAGATTTACAAAAGATAATTGATAAATATGCTATTCCGAACTTATAAAAGGTGGAATGAAAAATGAATATAATAGATAACGATTTACTATCTATGCAGGAGGCTAGAATATTAGCTGAAAATTCTAAAGAAGCTCAAAAAAGTTTGAGAAGCTTTTCTCAAGAACAATTAGATGAAATTGTAGAAAGTATATCTAAAAAATTA of the Cetobacterium sp. NK01 genome contains:
- a CDS encoding DMT family transporter, encoding MPEAILKNTAEAKYLEREERILALKEKSKKDFLKKGIKIGLISGALYGTYTALLTLGMTRGVWADWYGANTSGLTTFVIVYLLAALGNAINDTCSAVWALGNAGYQGKLKDLMRTLNTKPGKMLMLAAMLGGPVAGTAYVIALQMAGSIIVPISALCPAIAAILGKIFYKQEINRRMAFGILICVSASFIIGSSSFGEGISPEVLLGITIAIVAAFGWGFEGCVAGYASAMVDPQIGICIRQLTSGLTNMFIVLPILGILSGDISTSFTLVSQAFTSTPAMIWFILSGLATFVSFTAWYTGNSMCGAGLGTACNGTYSFFGPFFCWIILGVVMGIDGWALPAIVWIGALLMIFGILMIAVNPMDFLKKKEA
- a CDS encoding BMC domain-containing protein, translated to MKYYGNEALGLVETLGLVPALEAADKMLKAADVELVSYENVGSTLVTIMVKGDVAAVKAAVEAGAAAAAAVGTLTAKNVMPRPISEIGKIVTVHDIDE
- a CDS encoding BMC domain-containing protein — protein: MLRREAVGLIETFGLVFALEAADAMCKAADVELIGYENVASGYITVIVTGDVGACRAAVDAGVNAVTNMEGGNLYSSIVIARPHGDLQKIIDKYAIPNL